In Dama dama isolate Ldn47 chromosome 20, ASM3311817v1, whole genome shotgun sequence, a single window of DNA contains:
- the LOC133041408 gene encoding cytochrome b-c1 complex subunit 6, mitochondrial isoform X1 encodes MGLEDEQRMLTGSGDPKEEEEEEEELVDPLTTVREQCEQLEKCVKARERLELCDERVSSRSQTEEDCTEELFDFLHARDHCVAHKLFNSLK; translated from the exons ATGGGGCTAGAGGACGAGCAAAGGATGCTGACCGGGTCCGGAGATCCCAAGGAG gaggaagaagaggaagaggaattaGTG GATCCTCTAACAACAGTGAGAGAGCAGTGCGAGCAGCTGGAGAAATGTGTGAAGGCTCGGGAGCGGCTAGAGCTCTGTGATGAGCGTGTATCCTCCaggtcacagacagaggaggactGCACAGAGGAGCTCTTTGACTTCTTGCATGCAAGGGACCACTGT GTGGCCCACAAACTGTTTAACAGCTTGAAATAA
- the LOC133041408 gene encoding cytochrome b-c1 complex subunit 6, mitochondrial isoform X2, which translates to MGDPILLLLAAVWLCQLAFCTDPLTTVREQCEQLEKCVKARERLELCDERVSSRSQTEEDCTEELFDFLHARDHCVAHKLFNSLK; encoded by the exons ATGGGAGACCCCATTCTGCTCTTACTGGCGGCAGTGTGGCTTTGCCAGCTGGCCTTCTGCACG GATCCTCTAACAACAGTGAGAGAGCAGTGCGAGCAGCTGGAGAAATGTGTGAAGGCTCGGGAGCGGCTAGAGCTCTGTGATGAGCGTGTATCCTCCaggtcacagacagaggaggactGCACAGAGGAGCTCTTTGACTTCTTGCATGCAAGGGACCACTGT GTGGCCCACAAACTGTTTAACAGCTTGAAATAA